From the Chiroxiphia lanceolata isolate bChiLan1 chromosome 6, bChiLan1.pri, whole genome shotgun sequence genome, the window GCATAAGGCGTCACATGCACGGGAGCACTCAAGTCATCCTCCCAACCACTGCCCTTGTGTGCAGCGGGGTTCCTTCACTCTGGCTGCAAGCAAGCCCATGGCTCAGCACAGTTTCCCCTGCTcacctccctccctttctctgctcAGACTTGGCCATTGACGTCCCTGGCCATGGGAAGGTGGTGGTTGACATTGGCTACGGTGGCACTTTCTATGCCTTCCTCAGCGCCGAGCAGCTGGGCCTCGATGTGAGCTCCTCAAAGACCAGAGACCTTGTCAGTGCAGCGAGCGCAGTGACAGAAGCGGTGAAGAAACAGGTATGGGGGAGCACCATGGCAGCCCAGCACATTCCCTTCAAGGTGACTGCACCAGACTGAGACACTCAGGAGGGGGGGGAGTCCCATCCTTCCAGCCCCATGGTGAATCTCAGAGTCCTTACAAGGACATAAGAAGGAGCTCCTGCTGCGTCCATCTCTGTTACCACTGAAGCAGAGGTGGTAATACAGCAGTGTGGCCTTGTCCCCTTCCTCTGGTCTCTCATGGAAGCTGTACTGcacatgctgctgctgtgtgtgaccctctctgtgctgttcccagtTCAAACTTCATCACCCTGAAAGTGAAGACCTGGCTTTCCTCTACGGCACCATCCTGACAGATGGGAAAGATGCCTTTAGCAAGGAGCCCACCACCAAcatctgtgtgtttgcagatgAGCAGGTACAGAAACAGGCTCTCCTCAGGCACATGAGGCACCACCTTTGTCCCCTCTTATGTCCACTGCAGAGAATAGGGATAGTTCTGCTGCTTGGTTTGGGCAGTGATTACTTTTGCTACTGTCATGTCTCTGAAGAGCCAAGTGTCATTTCACACATCTTGTTGTAAGTTATAACAGCAGAAATACTTTTGCACATCTTAGATGGTGACCTTTTAAAAAGGTTTATACCTACAAACCCTTTGATAGGAATGTCCCGGGGCAGGATGACCTTAGCCCCTCTGAGTCCTTTTTGTTGTGATGCTGGTAAGCTTTCGAGTGCTCCCTACATAGCCTCAGTATTTATTAGATCATCCATCCCTATAAGTGTGCCAAAGCTAATCACAATCGAGAAGTACCCCAAATCTGCCGCTGTGATGTATCCAGATTCTGCACAAAACCCTGGGCTAGAGGGGTTTCCCCCAAGGACAGTATAAAGGTGCCAGAGAGATCTGAGGGGAGCCATACTGTTTTCTGTTAAACCCCAGAATAGTAGAGCTGGTTCATCATCTCCTCTGCACGTAGGTCGACCGAAGTCCGACAGGTTCGGGTGTGACAGCTCGCATTGCCCTGCAGTACCATAAGGGACTCATCCAGCTGAATCAGACCAGAACCTTCCGGAGCAGCACCACGGGCTCCTTGTTCACTGGGAAGGCAGTGAAGGCAAGTGGCTTGTGCTGGTCTTTCCCCATTTCAAGGACTGCTGGAAAATTGCTGTTGCCTTGGCTCAGTGGGGAAGCAGAAAAGCCTTTCTGTTGCCTGGGGAAGGGCACGTGGAAAGGGGGAGGTGCCTGGGGGTCTTGCCCTCCCATAAACCTCATGCTTCAAGGattttaattagaaaagcaAGTAGCAGTAAGTCCTTGTTGTGTTGCGTGGCTGCTGCACACTTTGGGATGCACTTGGGCAGAGCACAGTGCTCTGAGAGGGGTGTCTGCATAAGTGCCAGGTAGCACGGGCATTTTCTGGGGTTGGGAGTGTGGAAACCTGCTGTCGCCTCTGTCCTGATCCTGATCCCTCTGCAGGAAGCCAAGTTTGGTGACTACAACGCTGTTGTTGTGGAAGTCTCGGGAGAAGCCTTTTACACTGGCACAGCCACCTTCACTGTCGAGGAGGAGGACCCGCTCAAATACGGCTTCTTGTTCAAGTGACCTGAGTGACAGCAAAGTCTCACTGGTGGTGCTGTGCTTCTCCTGCCCATGAATTTCTGTTCTTGCCGCGATATGCCAGAGCAACGGGAATAGCTTTAGGTGGTGTGACAGCACCTGCCGTGTTTCAAGATAACAAGCTGTGTTGCCCTGTTGTGATGAGCATATTGGGTGTGCTGTGATTAGCATAAACGGGCTGCTCTGAGaagcagtaatatttttcttctttttttttttctttttccccaataattactcacagaaaacagagctgaTCTTGGAGACCTGTCTTCAAAGTTACGTGCCTTCTCTATATCTGAAAATTATGAATTTCAAAGCCAGATTTGGATTAAATGCCAGCTGAAAAcacttcctttctcctcttgttttccctcccagaGCACATTTCCAGGATTCTGCTGTGTGTGTCATGGCTGTTGGTTTGAATCCTTCTTGTCTCCTGCTCAGCCAGCCGTTCTGCTCTGTCTCATGCCCCATCTTCCCTTCTTAGGCCTGTCCAGATACCTCCTTCCTCCATTACATCTGCTTCACTCCATCAGatccctcctgcatcccagagctggggatgaatttcccactgtccccactgAGTGAGAATGCCACACTGCTTCCCTAAACCTTCCTCTCTGGCTTATCTCAGACCACTGGCTGCAAATACCCCATGGTTAACTTTCAACAGGAGCAGCTGTATTCAAAGGTTTGAGCTACTATGACCTTAGGTAATTATTTACTGATGATTTTGTCTCAGTCCAGGGGCAGCTTGTGCAGTGGAGTGCAatcagtgtttgttttgccAGAGTCCTTCCAGGGAGGATTGCCAATGGAAAAACCACACCAAGCATTTAcagtggcaggagcagagcttcAGACCAGTCATGGCCTGTCATTTCCACTGTGTCTCTGGACAAAGTGGTGCTTGTTTACCAAAGACACTTGTGGGAGTGTCTGGGTGCACTTGTTAAAATGATACATGAAAATGAGAATGATCATCTCCTGGGAGCTCttgcagcagaagggagaaagTCATACTGGTGAGCTTGGAAAACATTGGCATCAAAACGCCtgggaggaatttcttctgcCGAGTTGAAAATAATAACTTTGGAATGGGAATGAACAAAAATCCCCTCATTCAGAGAATGGCTGTGCTGCCAAGAGAGTTTTTTTTGGATAGCGTTTGGAGCTCTTGCTCACAGCTTTCCTGTAACCCCTCAGTAAATCCTGTACAGCTTCTGGTCCCGAGGAGCAACAAGTGACATGCACACCCTCCGTGCTTGCAGGAGCAAACTCCTCCATGTGTTTTCAGCTTCTGGGCTTCTCCCTTGTGATCAGCCCCCCAGCCTTGCTCACAGGAAAGAGCTGGGACAGCAAGTCACGAAGCCCAGCACAGAACATTTGGAAGCTCTTCAGCCAGCCATTAATTGGGGTGCAGCCTTCATTAGCTATTCACTACCCCCACCCCTAGGAAACTTTTCAGGTAGgggcaggcagctccagcaTGGCTGAAAGAGGGGGGACCGGGTCCTGCTGCCCATGTGGGGGTCCCTGACTGGATTCCTCAACCCTACAGCTGGTGATGCCTCAACCCCCAGCGTGGAGAGTGGgaaggggagacctcatcactctctacaacttcctgaaaggaggttgtagccaggtgggagttggtctcttttcACAGGCAACtgtcagcaagacaagagggcatggtcttaagctgtgccaggggaggtttaggttagatattagaaagaatttctttacagagagggtaatcagacattggaatgggctgcccagggaggtagtggattctctgtccctggaggtttttaagatgagactggatgtggcactgagtgccatggtctagcaaatgcagcagtagtggatcaagggttggacttgatgatctcggaggtcccttccaacccagctgattctatgattctatgaagggGGCTGGTCCCGACCTCTGCCAGTGTCTGGGGGTAGCTGGTCCTTCATGatggagagggggaaaggaggggagagggatgTGAAGGAAGATGGATATGAGGGGAGATGGATGTGAGGGGAGAGGGATgtgagggaaggggggggtgtGACAGGATCTGGGAGTAGAAAAGGGTCTATGGGGACCCATCCCCGACTCTGGGATGGGAATGACGCCGGTGTGGGGTGAGGTGGT encodes:
- the L3HYPDH gene encoding trans-3-hydroxy-L-proline dehydratase isoform X1, translated to MAARGGSDSVGVGAGAGRALPPHSPSGPVLQTVEMHTGGEPLRIIPRLEAAERAAAAGGLSLLSLRREVAAAQDHVRRALVHEPRGHAGMYGAVVVRGGAAAEGAHLAALFLHGAGYSAMCGHAVMALGRFALDYGLVPEPARPETAVRLRCPCGPVTAFVPWDGRRSGNPVRFHSVPAFAAATDLAIDVPGHGKVVVDIGYGGTFYAFLSAEQLGLDVSSSKTRDLVSAASAVTEAVKKQFKLHHPESEDLAFLYGTILTDGKDAFSKEPTTNICVFADEQVDRSPTGSGVTARIALQYHKGLIQLNQTRTFRSSTTGSLFTGKAVKEAKFGDYNAVVVEVSGEAFYTGTATFTVEEEDPLKYGFLFK